In Vicia villosa cultivar HV-30 ecotype Madison, WI unplaced genomic scaffold, Vvil1.0 ctg.002074F_1_1, whole genome shotgun sequence, the following proteins share a genomic window:
- the LOC131637715 gene encoding uncharacterized protein LOC131637715, producing MSQHSTSSHLKTSFDEESMAAFVSKAQPVNASVDDVITATPLAMVYHSDIALKKSHPSHTTGFAEPPKGNSSNPALDKIKEGSGYVNRAIRKMVSRILNEEVPVARIFLPLSQIVPSTNDDKVKQTTNVSKNDDPENNLHKFDDSMLKTTETSDDEVIKSVNSGIAKRPRTRKGISTLDPNSPKSNKKQVVGPSKSWSKVNVPSKKRKIMPDTESENVGDDVQDIGDDVQNITHVKKYVTMRSFVNVLDAPLDNISFHSINSVEGWRFMYQRRVVLERELGQDTLKIKEIMELISDVGLMKTVTHFAKFYEVLVKEFIVNIPVDCADPGSQNFRKIYVRGRCVNFSPIVINRYLGRNKEEGCDLEVTDNQVCKVITANQVTTWPMRGKLSPGQLSVKYAILHRIGIANWVPTNHTSIVAVGLGKFLYAVGTKTNLDYGTYIFYQTMRHAATSATKILIGVSSLICGVILNQHPGILSSTDIACKRESVLSLHENLFAGKHVGIY from the exons ATGTCTCAACATTCTACTTCATCTCACTTAAAAACCTCTTTTGATGAGGAGTCAATGGCTGCATTCGTCTCTAAGGCTCAACCTGTGAACGCTTCGGTAGATGATGTGATTACGGCTACTCCCTTAGCCATGGTCTACCACTCTGATATTGCATTAAAGAAGTCCCATCCTTCACATACAACAGGTTTTGCAGAACCACCCAAAGGTAACTCTTCCAACCCGGctcttgataaaatcaaagaggGTAGTGGATATGTTAATAGGGCTATTAGAAAAATGGTCTCTAGGATTTTGAATGAGGAAGTTCCAGTAGCTAGGATCTTTCTTCCTCTCTCCCAAATTGTCCCTTCTACCAATGATGATAAAGTAAAACAGACCACTAATGTTTCTAAAAATGATGACCCTGAAAATAACCTTCATAAGTTTGATGATTCTATGTTGAAAACTACTGAAACTAGTG ACGATGAAGTGATCAAGAGTGTGAATTCTGGGATTGCTAAAAGGCCGAGGACTAGGAAAGGTATAAGTACGCTTGACCCAAATTCTCCCAAATCTAATAAGAAGCAAGTTGTCGGACCTTCAAAGTCTTGGAGCAAAGTGAATGTTCCTTCCAAGAAGAGAAAGATCATGCCAGACACTGAGTCTGAAAATGTTGGTGATGATGTTCAAGATATTGGTGATGATGTTCAGAACATCACACATGTAAAGAAATATGTAACCATGAGGTCCTTTGTGAATGTTCTAGATGCTCCCTTGGATAACAtctcttttcactctattaaTAGTGTCGAAGGATGGAGATTTATGTATCAAAGGAGGGTTGTCCTAGAGAGAGAATTAGGTCAGGATACTCTTAAAATTAAGGAGATCATGGAACTAATTTCTGATGTTGGGTTAATGAAAACTGTAACTCACTTTGCAAAATTCTATGAGGTACTGGTTAAGGAGTTTATTGTGAATATCCCTGTGGATTGTGCTGACCCTGGAAGCCAGAATTTTAGGAAAATCTATGTGAGAGGTAGATGTGTTAATTTCTCTCCTATTGTTATCAACAGGTATTTAGGAAGAAATAAGGAAGAGGGGTGTGATCTGGAGGTTACTGATAATCAGGTCTGCAAGGTGATCACTGCTAATCAAGTCACTACTTGGCCTATGAGAGGCAAACTGTCTCCTGGTCAACTCAGTGTGAAATATGCCATACTGCATAGAATAGGAATTGCTAACTGGGTTCCCACCAATCATACTTCAATAGTTGCAGTTGGGTTAGGAAAATTTCTCTATGCTGTGGGTACCAAAACAAATTTAGACTATGGTACCTATATTTTTTATCAGACTATGAGACATGCTGCAACCAGTGCCACAAAAATTCTTATTGGGGTTTCTTCTCTAATCTGTGGTGTTATCCTCAACCAGCATCCTGGAATTCTGTCCAGTACTGATATTGCTTGTAAGAGAGAATCTGTTTTGTCTCTCCATGAAAATTTATTTGCAGGGAAACATGTTGGCATATACTGA